A genomic window from Enoplosus armatus isolate fEnoArm2 chromosome 20, fEnoArm2.hap1, whole genome shotgun sequence includes:
- the aqp8a.2 gene encoding aquaporin-8a.2 encodes MGVEKMEMDDTDSTLMEKGSKPPVSKPPNKYEKLFQPCLAEIVGTMFFVFIGCVSVIENVPAAGRLQPALVHGLAVAVMVAVMDNISGSHFNPPFTIAIYLCGGMELVMVGPYLASQLIGGVLGAGMSKMMTPAGRYFNATGAAFDILKSESQLSGAIFGEVAMTCLVTMVVLLVAVNGKTKTPLAPFLVGCTVIINILAGGDVSGTCLNPARAFGPAVMANYWSYHWVYWVGPIGGGLVAAALLRLILGDDKLRVVMKS; translated from the exons ATGGGAGttgagaaaatggaaatggatgACACGGACTCTACTCTGATGGAGAAGGGCAGCAAGCCACCTGTGTCCAAACCTCCCAACAAATATGAGAAGCTGTTCCAGCCCTGCCTGGCCGAGATAGTGGGGACCATGTTCTTCGTCTTCATCGGCTGCGTGTCTGTCATCGAGAACGTGCCAGCAGCTGGGCGGCTGCAGCCAGCCCTGGTGCATGGACTGGCTGTGGCAGTGATGGTGGCGGTCATGGATAACATCAG TGGCTCCCATTTCAACCCCCCCTTCACTATTGCCATCTACCTGTGTGGAGGCATGGAGCTGGTGATGGTGGGACCCTACCTGGCCAGCCAGCTGATTGGAGGAGTGCTGGGAGCTGGAATGTCCAAG ATGATGACCCCTGCCGGGCGCTACTTCAACGCCACAGGAGCAGCGTTTGATATCCTCAAGTCAGAGAGCCAGCTGTCCGGAGCCATCTTTGGGGAGGTGGCCATGACCTGCTTGGTCACcatggtggtgctgctggtggcgGTAAACGGCAAGACGAAGACCCCGCTGGCTCCTTTCCTCGTGGGCTGCACCGTCATCATTAACATCCTGGCAGG GGGTGATGTGTCCGGAACGTGCCTGAACCCTGCCAGGGCTTTCGGCCCGGCTGTGATGGCCAACTACTGGAGCTACCACTGGGTTTACTGGGTGGGACCCATAGGAGGAGGTCTGGTGGCCGCCGCTCTGCTCAG GCTCATTCTCGGTGATGATAAGTTACGAGTCGTTATGAAATCATAA
- the hbae5 gene encoding hemoglobin, alpha embryonic 5 — MSLTDKDKAAVKALWAKISKSADAIGADALGRMLIVYPQTKTYFSHWPDLSPGSGPVKAHGKKVMTGVALAVAKIDDLTTGLLELSEQHAFQLRVDPTNFKILAHCLLVVLSIMYPKDFTPEAHVSFDKFLAAVALSLSERYR; from the exons ATGAGTTTGACTGACAAAGACAAGGCTGCCGTCAAGGCCCTGTGGGCCAAAATCTCCAAGTCTGCTGATGCTATTGGGGCTGACGCTCTGGGCAG GATGCTCATCGTCTATCCGCAAACCAAGACCTACTTCTCCCACTGGCCGGACCTGAGTCCCGGCTCTGGCCCCGTGAAGGCCCACGGTAAGAAAGTGATGACTGGAGTCGCTCTGGCCGTGGCCAAGATCGACGACCTGACCACCGGCCTGCTGGAGCTCAGCGAGCAGCACGCCTTCCAGCTGAGAGTGGACCCGACCAACTTCAAG ATCCTGGCCCACTGCCTTCTCGTGGTGCTCTCCATCATGTACCCGAAGGACTTCACCCCTGAGGCCCACGTCTCCTTCGATAAGTTCCTGGCCGCCGTggccctgtctctctctgagagATACCGCTGA
- the hbbe2 gene encoding hemoglobin beta embryonic-2, which produces MVEWTEQERSIINNIFSTLDYEDIGPKALCRCLIVYPWTQRYFGGFGNLYNAEAIKTNPNIAAHGIKVLHGLDRAVKNMDNIKATYAELSVLHSEKLHVDPDNFKLLADCLTIVIAAKLGNNFKPETQATWQKFLAVVVSALGRQYH; this is translated from the exons ATGGTTGAGTGGACCGAGCAGGAGCGCAgcatcatcaacaacatcttCTCCACCCTGGACTATGAAGACATCGGCCCCAAGGCTCTGTGCAG GTGTCTGATCGTCTACCCCTGGACCCAGAGGTACTTCGGCGGCTTCGGTAACCTCTACAATGCTGAAGCCATCAAGACCAACCCCAACATCGCAGCCCACGGCATCAAGGTGCTGCACGGCCTGGACCGCGCTGTGAAGAACATGGACAACATCAAGGCCACCTATGCCGAGCTCAGCGTCCTGCACTCCGAGAAGCTGCACGTCGACCCCGACAACTTCAAG CTGTTGGCTGACTGTCTGACCATCGTCATCGCCGCCAAACTGGGAAACAACTTCAAGCCAGAGACGCAGGCCACGTGGCAGAAGTTCCTGGCAGTGGTGGTGTCCGCTCTGGGAAGGCAGTACCACTAA
- the hbae4 gene encoding hemoglobin subunit alpha-D-like has product MLSKREKKLIAEIWGRLTPVAEDIGSEALLRMFATFPGTKTYFSHLDISPGSAHLLSHGKKIVLAIAEGAKDISQLTVTLAPLQTLHAYQLRIDPTNFKLFSHCVLVTLACHMGEDFTPVAHAAMDKYLSAFAAVLAEKYR; this is encoded by the exons ATGCTctcaaagagggagaaaaagctCATTGCAGAAATATGGGGAAGACTGACTCCAGTGGCAGAGGATATTGGATCAGAGGCGCTTCTTAG GATGTTTGCCACGTTCCCGGGTACCAAGACGTACTTTTCCCACCTGGACATCAGCCCTGGCTCCGCTCACCTGCTCTCTCATGGGAAGAAGATCGTTCTGGCCATCGCAGAGGGAGCCAAAGACATCAGCCAGCTGACCGTCACCCTGGCTCCCTTGCAAACCCTGCACGCCTACCAGCTCCGGATAGACCCGACCAACTTCAAG cttttctcACACTGTGTGCTCGTCACCCTGGCCTGTCACATGGGCGAAGACTTCACACCGGTTGCACACGCAGCGATGGACAAGTACCTGTCAGCTTTCGCAGCCGTGCTCGCAGAGAAATACAGATGA